In Bacteroidales bacterium, a single window of DNA contains:
- a CDS encoding NAD(P)H-dependent oxidoreductase, whose protein sequence is MKIKTFLLLLITTCLITYANAQESKKVLIVYFSHSGNTEAVANHIQRVTNADIFEIQTVEAYPQEYKKCTEQAKKEINEGYKPELKTKIDNIASYDIIFVGSPNWWSTIAPPVSSFLSEYDLSGKIVVPFVTHGGGDKANCFDDMEKLCSKSTFKEGIAILGTRVAGMQKDVEVWAKKIMTE, encoded by the coding sequence ATGAAAATAAAAACATTTTTATTGTTGTTAATAACAACGTGTTTAATTACTTATGCTAATGCACAAGAATCTAAAAAAGTTTTAATAGTGTACTTCTCTCATTCGGGAAATACAGAAGCGGTTGCTAATCATATTCAAAGAGTAACAAATGCAGATATTTTTGAGATTCAAACAGTTGAAGCTTATCCGCAGGAATATAAAAAATGTACGGAGCAAGCAAAAAAGGAAATTAACGAAGGTTATAAACCGGAGCTTAAAACAAAGATTGACAACATTGCGAGTTATGATATAATATTTGTAGGTTCTCCTAATTGGTGGAGTACAATCGCACCTCCGGTTTCTTCTTTTTTATCCGAATATGATTTATCCGGAAAAATTGTTGTTCCTTTCGTAACTCATGGAGGCGGGGATAAGGCAAATTGTTTTGATGATATGGAAAAACTTTGTTCGAAATCTACATTTAAAGAAGGAATTGCAATTCTCGGAACAAGAGTTGCCGGTATGCAAAAGGATGTTGAAGTATGGGCGAAAAAGATTATGACTGAATAG
- a CDS encoding DUF6265 family protein, producing the protein MKKFILSIIIVSLLVCFTSCGSKQKNSVSKVEWLIGTWMFEDGFGGVSYESWEKISNNELKGRSYVLAGNDTVVFENINIKQENNNLFYTAKVTGHNDDMPITFPLKSITEEKMEFENLQHDFPQMISYRKINNDSLVAEVSGIQNGEISVFELPMRKSK; encoded by the coding sequence ATGAAAAAATTTATTCTGAGTATTATTATAGTTTCCTTACTTGTTTGTTTCACTTCTTGTGGTAGCAAACAAAAAAATTCTGTTTCAAAAGTAGAATGGCTTATCGGAACCTGGATGTTTGAAGATGGTTTCGGCGGGGTTTCTTATGAATCATGGGAAAAAATCTCAAACAATGAATTGAAAGGCCGGAGTTATGTGCTGGCAGGAAATGATACTGTGGTTTTTGAAAACATAAATATAAAACAAGAAAATAATAATCTGTTTTATACGGCAAAAGTTACCGGACATAATGATGATATGCCAATAACTTTTCCTTTAAAATCAATTACTGAAGAAAAAATGGAATTCGAAAATCTGCAACACGATTTTCCGCAAATGATATCTTATCGCAAAATTAATAATGATTCGTTAGTTGCGGAAGTCTCAGGCATTCAGAATGGTGAGATAAGTGTTTTTGAATTACCGATGAGAAAAAGTAAATAA